From a single Bacillus sp. NEB1478 genomic region:
- a CDS encoding HU family DNA-binding protein, with translation MNKNELVTNISEKSGLTKKDVETVVNGVIEEITSALKDGDKVQFVGFGTFETRERSSRTGRNPQTGKEIQIPAATVPAFKAGNKLKEAVK, from the coding sequence ATGAACAAAAATGAATTGGTAACAAATATCTCAGAAAAGTCAGGTCTTACAAAAAAAGACGTAGAAACAGTCGTTAATGGTGTAATTGAAGAAATCACTTCTGCTCTTAAAGATGGAGACAAAGTACAGTTTGTTGGATTTGGAACTTTTGAAACTCGCGAGCGTTCTAGCCGTACTGGCCGCAACCCTCAAACAGGAAAAGAAATTCAAATCCCAGCTGCAACTGTTCCAGCATTCAAAGCAGGAAATAAGTTAAAAGAGGCTGTTAAGTAA
- the spoIIE gene encoding stage II sporulation protein E, with amino-acid sequence MWQKVEQEVLEPIRGMVWVEKGQQAVYQTSKKGLQLLNQSIFNWRMLLFGIGFLLGRAMILAEMSPFALPFVASVFVLRKERTGIAVFAILAGAMTHQPINALFFLCALLVYACLQRGSSLFTKNKISSLPLLVLGSSVATRTVFSMFGEGGLERVDTMLALVEGGLSLVLTLIFLQSIPLLTYKRIPQSLKNEEIVCLMILLASVMTGTIGWHIQDVSVEHVVSRYLVLLFAFVGGAAIGSTVGVVTGMILSLAQVASLSQMSLLALSGLLGGLLKEGRRFGVSLGLVIGTVLIGLYGEGRSEILSTLMESGFAILLFLLTPKTAISNISKYVPGTREHSMHQQQYLKKIRDVTANRVERFSTLFQALSNSFQSVGSTLNEEDSSREVDMFLSNITEKTCQTCFKKEQCWAANFNTTYDLMTNIMVEQEEYGEIKDRQLKRDWEKHCIKPQKVTDFMKQELSQYKASQKLKIQVQESRRLVADQLMGVSQVMGDFAKEIQREQENHQMQEEQIKDALFQAGIEVGHVDIYSLETSNVDIEMTIPYCGESGIAEKLIAPILSDILEETILVTYEDCAHYATGFCHITFHSAREYVVETGMASAAKGGAWLSGDSHSTMEIGSGKFAVAIADGMGNGERAFLESNETLQLLQKILQSGIEEEVAIKSINSVLSLRTTDEIFSTLDLAMIDLQDASAKFLKIGSTPSFIKRGDQVRTVEASNLPMGIIQDFDVEVVDEQLKAGDIIIMMSDGIYEAPRHVENLDAWMKRKIRELHTDDPQEIADLLMEEVIRTGNNIIGDDMTVAVTKIEKNIPKWATIPNQPKVKFQGKKAQA; translated from the coding sequence ATGTGGCAAAAGGTAGAACAAGAAGTGCTCGAACCGATTAGAGGAATGGTATGGGTAGAGAAAGGGCAGCAGGCGGTTTATCAAACGAGTAAAAAGGGACTTCAGCTTTTGAACCAGAGCATTTTTAATTGGAGAATGCTGTTGTTTGGAATTGGCTTTTTGTTAGGACGAGCTATGATTTTGGCTGAGATGTCACCATTTGCTTTACCGTTTGTTGCCAGTGTGTTTGTTTTACGAAAGGAACGGACAGGCATTGCCGTATTTGCTATTTTAGCAGGTGCGATGACCCACCAGCCTATAAATGCTCTGTTCTTCTTATGTGCCTTGCTCGTATATGCCTGCTTGCAAAGAGGCAGCAGTTTATTCACAAAAAACAAAATTTCAAGTTTGCCTCTGCTCGTATTAGGATCCAGTGTAGCCACACGTACTGTATTTTCCATGTTTGGTGAAGGTGGATTAGAACGAGTCGATACGATGCTCGCTCTTGTAGAAGGCGGTTTAAGCCTCGTATTAACATTAATTTTCTTACAAAGCATACCTCTTTTGACATACAAAAGAATTCCTCAGTCTTTGAAAAATGAAGAAATTGTTTGTCTGATGATTTTGCTCGCTTCTGTCATGACAGGTACGATTGGGTGGCATATTCAGGATGTTTCGGTTGAACATGTCGTTTCCCGTTACCTCGTTTTGTTATTTGCATTTGTAGGCGGAGCGGCAATTGGATCTACTGTCGGTGTAGTAACAGGGATGATACTCAGTCTGGCTCAAGTGGCTAGCTTGTCCCAAATGAGTTTGCTTGCGCTTTCAGGTTTACTCGGTGGTCTTCTAAAAGAAGGAAGACGTTTCGGAGTCAGTTTAGGCTTAGTGATCGGTACTGTTTTAATTGGATTATATGGGGAAGGAAGGAGCGAAATCCTTTCAACTCTTATGGAATCCGGTTTTGCTATTCTGCTTTTTCTATTAACCCCTAAAACAGCGATCAGCAATATTTCAAAATATGTGCCAGGTACAAGAGAACATTCTATGCATCAGCAGCAATATTTAAAGAAAATACGCGATGTAACCGCAAATAGAGTGGAACGTTTCTCTACGTTATTTCAAGCGTTATCAAATTCGTTCCAATCTGTGGGTTCAACCCTAAACGAAGAGGACAGTTCCCGTGAAGTGGATATGTTTTTAAGTAATATTACGGAAAAAACATGTCAAACCTGCTTTAAAAAGGAACAATGCTGGGCAGCGAACTTCAACACCACATATGACCTGATGACTAATATTATGGTGGAGCAAGAAGAATACGGAGAAATTAAGGATCGACAGCTTAAGCGCGATTGGGAAAAACATTGTATCAAGCCGCAAAAAGTTACGGACTTTATGAAACAAGAATTATCACAATATAAAGCGAGTCAAAAATTAAAAATTCAAGTTCAAGAAAGCCGCAGACTAGTTGCTGACCAATTGATGGGCGTATCCCAGGTAATGGGGGACTTTGCGAAAGAAATTCAGCGTGAACAAGAAAATCATCAAATGCAGGAAGAACAGATTAAAGATGCTCTTTTCCAGGCGGGGATTGAAGTTGGACATGTAGATATTTATAGTTTAGAAACTTCAAATGTTGATATTGAAATGACCATTCCGTATTGCGGTGAATCGGGGATTGCTGAAAAATTAATCGCTCCGATCCTTTCAGATATTCTCGAAGAAACTATTTTAGTGACGTATGAAGATTGTGCGCATTATGCAACTGGATTTTGTCATATTACGTTTCATTCAGCAAGAGAGTATGTAGTAGAAACCGGAATGGCCTCAGCTGCAAAAGGGGGAGCATGGCTTTCGGGTGATAGCCATTCTACTATGGAAATTGGTTCAGGCAAGTTTGCAGTAGCTATTGCCGACGGAATGGGGAACGGAGAGCGTGCATTTTTAGAAAGCAATGAAACCCTGCAATTGCTTCAAAAAATCCTTCAGTCCGGGATTGAAGAAGAAGTGGCGATAAAATCGATTAATTCTGTTTTGTCATTGCGAACAACAGATGAAATCTTCTCAACTTTGGATCTTGCCATGATTGATCTTCAAGATGCATCTGCTAAATTCCTGAAAATTGGTTCTACGCCAAGTTTTATCAAAAGGGGGGATCAAGTACGTACTGTTGAAGCCAGCAATCTGCCGATGGGAATCATTCAGGACTTTGACGTAGAAGTTGTAGATGAACAGTTAAAAGCGGGAGACATTATCATCATGATGAGTGACGGGATTTATGAAGCCCCTCGACATGTTGAAAATCTGGATGCGTGGATGAAGCGAAAAATCAGAGAACTGCACACTGATGATCCACAGGAAATAGCGGATCTTCTAATGGAAGAGGTTATTCGCACCGGAAATAATATTATTGGCGACGATATGACAGTTGCCGTAACGAAGATCGAAAAAAATATACCAAAATGGGCGACGATACCGAATCAGCCAAAAGTGAAATTTCAGGGTAAAAAAGCTCAGGCATAA
- a CDS encoding protein kinase domain-containing protein, which produces MMPMDMSTSPVCNLTVGEEIRGKWNHSVYRVRRRLGYGATGAVYLVEHKNGLAALKIGHDQMSITSEVNVLKRFSKVQGKVLGPSLVEVDDWQTRKATYPFYAMEYLKGETLFDFMKGKSLEWPGILLVQLLTDLHTLHQAGWAFGDLKPDNLLVTGPPYRIRWIDVGGTTLMDRSIKEYTEFFDRGYWGKGSRKAEPSYDLFSAAMVMINIAYPARFTKRSDPDKQLHEKIASSPMLKKYSLVLEKALNGKYRYAEEMRNELVVLLNTKDQNKTAQNQLKTSNIQKPATRQSQKKKKKSFLAETFLVFTFVFVVYLFYMLGQTM; this is translated from the coding sequence ATGATGCCGATGGATATGAGCACGAGTCCAGTATGTAATTTAACAGTCGGAGAAGAAATTCGGGGCAAGTGGAACCATTCGGTATACCGCGTACGGCGGCGCTTAGGATATGGGGCTACAGGTGCTGTTTATCTTGTTGAGCATAAGAATGGTTTGGCTGCATTAAAAATCGGTCATGATCAGATGTCGATTACATCTGAAGTAAATGTTTTGAAGCGGTTTTCTAAGGTCCAGGGGAAAGTCCTTGGACCTTCTTTGGTCGAAGTTGACGACTGGCAGACCAGAAAAGCAACCTATCCTTTTTATGCAATGGAATATTTAAAAGGAGAGACTCTTTTCGACTTTATGAAAGGGAAGTCTCTGGAATGGCCGGGTATTTTGCTTGTTCAGCTTTTAACGGATCTGCATACCTTGCATCAGGCGGGATGGGCTTTTGGTGATTTGAAACCTGACAATCTCCTCGTAACAGGACCTCCATACCGCATACGCTGGATCGACGTTGGAGGAACAACATTGATGGACCGATCTATCAAGGAATATACAGAATTTTTTGATCGGGGATATTGGGGGAAAGGCTCCAGAAAAGCCGAACCTTCCTATGACTTATTTTCAGCCGCGATGGTAATGATCAATATTGCTTATCCTGCACGTTTTACAAAACGAAGTGATCCAGATAAACAGCTGCACGAAAAAATAGCATCCAGTCCAATGCTGAAAAAATACAGTCTTGTATTGGAAAAAGCACTTAACGGAAAATACAGGTATGCGGAAGAAATGAGAAATGAGCTAGTCGTGTTATTAAATACAAAAGATCAGAACAAAACAGCTCAGAATCAACTGAAAACATCGAATATACAAAAACCAGCTACAAGACAGTCTCAAAAGAAAAAGAAAAAAAGCTTTTTAGCGGAAACCTTTCTTGTATTTACTTTTGTGTTTGTTGTTTATTTGTTCTATATGCTCGGACAAACGATGTAA
- a CDS encoding septum formation initiator family protein — protein sequence MGRKKITEIHSQYIQNKERHEKVIAKRKRGLYRRLTGAFIVFSFFAFLIITGIAEQLSLLNEKQTEQKEIKEQYKALLEEKAQLKDEVNKLNDKDYIGEIARRDFFMSKPGETIFKLPE from the coding sequence ATGGGCCGAAAAAAAATAACAGAGATTCACTCACAATACATCCAGAATAAAGAGCGTCATGAAAAGGTGATCGCTAAACGTAAACGCGGGCTGTATAGGCGTTTAACGGGGGCTTTTATCGTATTTTCCTTTTTTGCTTTTTTAATTATTACAGGTATTGCCGAGCAACTCTCCCTTTTAAATGAGAAGCAGACAGAACAAAAAGAAATTAAAGAACAATATAAAGCTCTTCTAGAGGAAAAGGCACAACTTAAAGATGAAGTGAATAAACTAAATGACAAAGATTACATTGGAGAAATTGCCAGACGCGACTTTTTTATGTCAAAGCCTGGTGAAACTATCTTTAAACTTCCAGAATAA
- a CDS encoding S1 domain-containing RNA-binding protein, which translates to MSIEVGSKLQGKVTGITHFGAFVELPGGTTGLVHISEVADNYVKDINEFLKVGDQVEVKVMSIEKDGKIGLSIKKAKENVASTRPAPSRGGFNKSRKGPNRGGNNHSPSLSFDDKLSKFLKDSEDRLTTLKRSTESKRGGRGGRRG; encoded by the coding sequence ATGTCAATTGAAGTAGGCAGCAAGTTGCAAGGGAAAGTTACTGGAATTACTCATTTTGGAGCGTTCGTTGAGCTTCCAGGGGGTACGACAGGACTTGTGCATATTAGCGAAGTTGCGGATAATTACGTAAAGGACATCAACGAGTTTCTTAAAGTTGGTGATCAAGTAGAAGTTAAGGTAATGAGCATCGAGAAGGATGGAAAGATTGGTTTATCTATTAAAAAAGCAAAAGAAAATGTTGCTTCTACTAGACCAGCACCTTCCAGAGGCGGATTTAACAAATCCCGTAAAGGTCCTAATCGAGGTGGAAACAACCACTCTCCTTCATTGTCTTTTGATGATAAGTTGAGTAAGTTTCTTAAGGATAGTGAAGACCGACTCACTACTTTAAAACGTAGTACTGAATCAAAAAGAGGAGGCCGCGGCGGCCGAAGAGGATAA
- the yabP gene encoding sporulation protein YabP has protein sequence MDQRYDYNTYNQKPAAPNHDVRMVGRKSLEITGVKQVESFDNEEFLLETSMGFLAIRGMNLKMKNLDVESGVVNIEGKVFDLVYLDQQSTEKTKGFFSKLFK, from the coding sequence ATGGACCAACGATATGATTACAATACGTATAATCAAAAGCCAGCTGCACCTAACCATGATGTGAGAATGGTTGGCCGTAAAAGTTTAGAAATCACTGGGGTTAAACAAGTTGAAAGCTTTGATAATGAAGAATTTTTGCTTGAGACGTCCATGGGTTTTTTAGCGATTCGCGGTATGAACCTAAAAATGAAAAACCTTGATGTGGAATCCGGAGTTGTAAATATCGAGGGGAAAGTATTTGACCTTGTATACCTCGACCAACAAAGCACAGAAAAGACTAAAGGCTTCTTTAGCAAACTATTCAAATGA
- the yabQ gene encoding spore cortex biosynthesis protein YabQ, with amino-acid sequence MTLTVQFQTMVSMVLMGIWIGMAIDTYGRFIHEKRKWHWFHFLNDLLFWLVQALLVFYVLLHVNHAEIRFYIFIALICGYAAYRALFDRLYKRFLEWIVSVIVSLFKFLARLINIMIVMPIKWLFIILSGIILYVLNILRKTVFLLLKIILSPFKWIGNLLWRFIPKQKWYNFKEKYLKFAGFFHSLKNKVSNWKGKKK; translated from the coding sequence ATGACCTTGACCGTTCAGTTTCAAACGATGGTTTCCATGGTGCTCATGGGAATATGGATCGGTATGGCGATAGACACCTACGGACGATTCATTCATGAGAAACGGAAATGGCATTGGTTTCATTTTTTAAATGATTTACTTTTTTGGCTGGTACAGGCTTTGTTGGTTTTTTATGTACTTTTACATGTCAATCATGCAGAAATACGTTTTTATATTTTTATAGCATTAATTTGCGGGTATGCAGCATATAGGGCGTTATTTGATAGGTTATACAAGAGGTTTTTGGAATGGATTGTTTCTGTCATTGTGTCTCTTTTTAAATTCCTTGCACGGCTTATTAACATTATGATTGTTATGCCGATAAAATGGTTGTTTATAATCTTATCTGGCATTATTTTATATGTACTGAATATCTTGCGGAAAACAGTATTCCTTTTGTTAAAAATTATTCTTTCCCCTTTTAAGTGGATCGGGAATCTCCTATGGCGTTTCATTCCGAAGCAAAAATGGTATAATTTCAAGGAGAAATATTTAAAGTTTGCAGGGTTTTTTCATTCCTTGAAGAATAAAGTCAGCAATTGGAAGGGAAAAAAGAAGTAA
- the tilS gene encoding tRNA lysidine(34) synthetase TilS, with product MEQFIKKHRLLSSAKTVVVGVSGGPDSLALLHFLWKRSAYYNISVIAASFNHMLRGEESENELKIVEQFCLEREILFEGSRGDVAVYQKEHQLSAQSAARTCRYRFFDEVMKKHNGDALALAHHGDDQVETMLMRITRGSEGYSLAGIPIKRPFSNGEIIRPFLGITRAQIEHYCKVEKLHPVFDPSNDSEKYVRNRFRKKVLPFLKQENPYVHERFQYLSETISEDETYLIEQTKIAIEKVLITKTEGKIELSVSSFNKMPIPLQKRGITLILNYLYKKIPSSLSSVHKENFRSLLESEQPSGVLHFPSGLFVSRSYDRCRLSFETVKAKEEFIYDFSFEFPGCVELPNGSLSAEITEKKPDLIRGKDVFVFSKNDVSLPLRVRTRRPGDRMAIAGVGTRKLKDIFIDAKVALEERKVWPVVVDSNGTIIWLPGLIAAKSNHKNHSEQWVILRFQKNRHDV from the coding sequence GTGGAGCAGTTTATTAAAAAGCACCGGCTTCTCTCATCCGCAAAAACAGTCGTTGTAGGTGTGTCTGGTGGTCCGGACTCACTGGCACTGCTTCACTTCTTATGGAAGCGGTCAGCATACTACAATATTTCTGTCATTGCAGCCTCATTCAATCATATGCTTAGAGGTGAAGAGTCCGAAAATGAATTAAAAATAGTTGAACAATTCTGTTTGGAAAGAGAAATTTTGTTTGAGGGCAGCCGCGGAGATGTCGCCGTTTATCAAAAGGAACATCAATTGTCCGCCCAATCAGCTGCTAGGACATGCAGGTACCGTTTTTTTGACGAGGTTATGAAAAAACACAATGGAGATGCCCTTGCATTAGCTCACCATGGTGATGATCAGGTAGAGACGATGCTCATGAGGATCACAAGAGGAAGTGAAGGGTACAGTTTAGCGGGGATCCCTATTAAACGGCCATTTTCGAATGGTGAGATTATTCGCCCGTTTTTAGGAATAACAAGAGCTCAAATCGAGCATTATTGTAAAGTGGAAAAATTGCATCCTGTATTTGATCCTAGCAATGATAGTGAAAAATACGTAAGGAATCGTTTCAGGAAAAAAGTACTTCCTTTTTTAAAGCAGGAAAATCCATATGTTCATGAAAGATTTCAGTATTTAAGTGAAACTATTTCGGAAGATGAAACGTATTTAATCGAACAGACCAAAATAGCGATTGAAAAGGTTTTAATAACGAAAACAGAGGGGAAAATAGAGTTATCTGTAAGCTCGTTTAACAAAATGCCTATTCCTTTACAAAAAAGAGGGATTACACTAATATTGAACTATCTGTATAAAAAAATTCCTTCATCTCTTTCCTCTGTACATAAGGAAAACTTTCGAAGTTTGCTCGAAAGTGAGCAGCCATCCGGTGTTTTGCATTTTCCGTCAGGACTTTTTGTAAGTCGATCTTATGACAGATGTCGCTTAAGTTTTGAGACGGTAAAAGCAAAAGAAGAATTCATTTATGACTTTTCTTTTGAATTCCCAGGTTGTGTAGAACTGCCGAATGGCAGCTTATCTGCTGAAATTACAGAGAAGAAACCCGATTTAATCAGAGGAAAAGATGTTTTTGTGTTTTCTAAGAATGATGTAAGTCTCCCATTAAGAGTTCGAACCCGCAGACCAGGTGACCGGATGGCGATTGCCGGCGTTGGTACACGGAAATTAAAAGATATTTTTATTGATGCTAAAGTGGCCCTAGAAGAACGGAAAGTTTGGCCCGTCGTAGTGGATTCAAACGGCACCATTATTTGGCTTCCCGGACTAATAGCCGCAAAAAGCAATCACAAAAATCATTCTGAACAGTGGGTAATCTTACGCTTTCAAAAAAATCGCCATGACGTCTAG
- a CDS encoding VWA domain-containing protein: MRNKGTLRQILLITDGCSNQGEDPIAMAALAHEQGITVNVIGVLNENMAEYHRQGLKEVEDIAMSGGGISQIVYATQLSQTVKMVTQKAMTQTIKGVVNAELQQILGSKSSMDDLPPDKRGEVMEVVDEMQETMNLEVLILIDASGSMEDKMMTVQESLLDLSISLNSRIGDNEFSIFAFPGKKKEVEELLSWSSKMDSIGKIFSKITLGGITPTGPAIKEGISVFQQKRSSKRRFLSNDADGYEHESSM; encoded by the coding sequence ATGAGGAATAAAGGTACGTTAAGACAGATTCTATTAATCACGGATGGCTGTTCAAACCAAGGTGAAGATCCAATTGCGATGGCAGCACTCGCCCATGAGCAAGGCATTACAGTGAACGTAATCGGTGTATTAAACGAGAATATGGCAGAATACCACAGACAAGGGTTAAAAGAAGTAGAAGACATTGCCATGTCAGGTGGCGGCATCAGCCAGATCGTCTATGCAACACAGCTCTCACAAACGGTAAAGATGGTTACCCAAAAGGCGATGACCCAGACCATTAAAGGAGTCGTCAACGCAGAACTGCAGCAAATTTTAGGAAGTAAGTCATCCATGGATGATCTCCCTCCAGATAAACGCGGGGAAGTTATGGAAGTTGTAGATGAAATGCAGGAAACAATGAATCTAGAGGTTTTGATTTTAATAGATGCTTCTGGAAGTATGGAAGATAAGATGATGACGGTGCAAGAATCATTGCTGGATCTTTCTATTTCTCTAAATTCAAGAATTGGTGATAATGAGTTTTCGATATTTGCTTTTCCAGGTAAGAAAAAAGAAGTGGAGGAACTATTAAGCTGGTCTTCCAAGATGGATTCAATCGGAAAAATCTTTTCAAAGATAACACTTGGAGGAATTACGCCGACAGGCCCTGCTATTAAAGAGGGAATATCAGTTTTCCAGCAAAAGCGATCCTCGAAAAGGAGATTCTTATCCAATGATGCCGATGGATATGAGCACGAGTCCAGTATGTAA
- a CDS encoding RNA-binding S4 domain-containing protein, giving the protein MRLDKFLKVSRLIKRRTVAKEISDQGRITINGLQAKASSDVKVGDELAIRFGQKLVKVKINELKDTTKKEDADNMYTVLEENRIEND; this is encoded by the coding sequence ATGCGTTTGGACAAGTTTCTGAAGGTTTCCCGCCTTATCAAACGAAGAACTGTGGCGAAGGAAATCTCAGATCAAGGGCGTATCACAATAAACGGTCTGCAGGCAAAAGCGTCTTCTGATGTAAAAGTTGGAGATGAACTTGCGATTCGTTTTGGCCAAAAGCTTGTTAAAGTTAAAATCAACGAGCTTAAAGATACGACTAAAAAAGAGGACGCTGACAATATGTACACCGTTCTCGAAGAAAACCGAATCGAAAACGACTGA
- the ftsH gene encoding ATP-dependent zinc metalloprotease FtsH: MNRIFRNTIFYLLIFLVVVGVVSFFNGNNNEVKEIRYDQLTSYIQADKVESIVYQPEGGVYVVRGKLKGAAEGEVFQTNAPLTGNTLDEIKSLAKSSHVEFKQQEQTSGWVTFFTSIIPFVIIFILFFFLLNQAQGGGSRVMNFGKSKAKLYNEEKKKVTFKDVAGADEEKQELVEVVEFLKDPRKYSALGARIPKGVLLVGPPGTGKTLLARAVAGEAGVPFFSISGSDFVEMFVGVGASRVRDLFENAKKNAPCIIFIDEIDAVGRQRGAGLGGGHDEREQTLNQLLVEMDGFGANEGIIIIAATNRADILDPALLRPGRFDRQIPVNRPDVKGREEVLQVHARNKPLALDVDLKTIAMRTPGFSGADLENLLNEAALVAARTNKKKIDMDDIDEAIDRVIAGPAKKSRVISEKEKNIVAYHEAGHTVIGLVLEGADTVHKVTVVPRGQAGGYTVMLPKEDRYFMTKPELLDKIVGLLGGRVAEEITFNEVSTGAHNDFQRATGIARRMVTEFGMSERLGPMQFGSSQGGQVFLGRDFNNEQNYSDAIAHEIDLEVQRIIKESYERCRQILTEHNSKLEIIAQTLLTVETLDEAQIKELVKTGSLPERKTISNPSDDVKVTLNKKDDEEPKQD; this comes from the coding sequence ATGAATCGCATCTTCCGTAATACTATATTTTATTTACTCATCTTTTTAGTAGTTGTTGGTGTCGTTAGTTTCTTTAACGGTAACAATAATGAAGTGAAAGAAATTCGCTATGATCAGCTGACTAGCTACATCCAGGCTGACAAAGTTGAAAGTATTGTTTATCAGCCTGAGGGCGGCGTTTACGTTGTTCGAGGAAAACTGAAAGGTGCTGCTGAAGGAGAAGTCTTCCAAACGAATGCACCGCTTACTGGAAATACGCTAGATGAAATTAAGAGTCTTGCAAAAAGCTCGCACGTTGAATTTAAACAGCAAGAACAGACGAGCGGCTGGGTAACATTCTTTACATCGATTATCCCGTTTGTAATTATCTTTATTTTATTTTTCTTCTTGTTAAATCAAGCTCAAGGCGGCGGAAGCCGTGTTATGAACTTTGGGAAAAGCAAGGCGAAACTTTATAACGAAGAGAAGAAAAAAGTTACATTTAAAGATGTAGCCGGTGCAGATGAAGAAAAGCAAGAACTTGTAGAAGTCGTTGAGTTCTTGAAAGATCCCCGCAAGTATTCTGCATTGGGTGCACGTATCCCTAAGGGTGTTCTATTAGTAGGACCTCCGGGTACAGGTAAGACATTGCTTGCTCGTGCAGTAGCAGGTGAAGCTGGCGTTCCTTTCTTCTCGATTTCAGGTTCTGATTTCGTTGAGATGTTCGTCGGTGTCGGTGCATCACGTGTACGTGATTTATTTGAAAATGCTAAGAAGAATGCTCCGTGTATCATTTTTATCGATGAAATTGATGCCGTTGGACGTCAGCGTGGTGCTGGTTTAGGCGGCGGACATGATGAGCGTGAACAAACGCTGAACCAATTGCTTGTTGAGATGGACGGTTTTGGAGCGAATGAAGGAATTATCATAATTGCCGCTACTAACCGTGCTGACATACTTGACCCGGCCCTTCTTCGTCCAGGACGTTTTGACCGTCAAATTCCGGTTAACCGACCAGATGTAAAAGGCCGTGAAGAAGTACTTCAAGTACATGCCCGCAATAAGCCGCTTGCTCTTGATGTCGATTTAAAAACGATTGCTATGCGTACACCGGGATTCTCTGGTGCTGATTTAGAAAACTTGTTGAACGAAGCTGCATTGGTTGCGGCTCGTACAAACAAAAAGAAAATTGATATGGATGACATTGATGAAGCAATTGACCGTGTCATTGCTGGTCCGGCTAAGAAGAGCCGTGTTATCTCTGAAAAAGAAAAGAATATTGTCGCTTATCATGAAGCGGGTCATACTGTAATCGGTTTAGTGCTTGAAGGTGCAGACACTGTTCATAAAGTAACGGTTGTCCCGCGTGGTCAAGCTGGCGGCTACACAGTTATGCTTCCTAAAGAAGACCGATATTTCATGACAAAACCAGAATTGCTTGATAAGATCGTTGGACTTCTTGGAGGCCGTGTTGCTGAAGAGATTACGTTCAACGAAGTAAGTACTGGTGCTCATAATGACTTCCAGCGTGCGACAGGCATTGCCCGTCGTATGGTAACAGAGTTTGGTATGAGTGAACGTCTTGGTCCGATGCAATTTGGATCATCTCAAGGCGGTCAAGTATTCCTTGGAAGAGATTTCAACAATGAACAAAACTATAGTGATGCGATCGCGCATGAAATCGATCTAGAAGTTCAACGCATTATTAAAGAATCTTACGAGCGCTGCCGTCAGATTCTAACTGAACATAATTCTAAATTAGAAATCATCGCTCAAACACTATTAACGGTTGAAACTCTTGATGAAGCTCAAATCAAGGAGCTTGTTAAAACTGGATCACTTCCAGAAAGAAAAACGATCTCTAATCCTTCTGATGATGTTAAAGTTACACTTAACAAGAAGGACGATGAGGAACCAAAACAAGACTAA
- the hpt gene encoding hypoxanthine phosphoribosyltransferase, whose protein sequence is MHDEILETLISEEAIQNKIKELGSELSEEYKDRFPLVIGVLKGALPFMADLIKRMDIHLEIDLMAVSSYGTSTVSSGQVKIVKDLDTTLEGRDIIIVEDIIDSGLTLSYLVQLFKARKAKSVKIVTLLDKPTGRKIDIKPDKAGFIVPDAFVVGYGLDYIEKYRNLPYIGVLKPEIYETKE, encoded by the coding sequence ATGCATGATGAAATTTTAGAAACGCTTATATCTGAAGAAGCGATTCAAAACAAGATTAAAGAACTTGGAAGTGAGCTGTCTGAAGAATATAAGGATCGTTTCCCGCTGGTAATAGGAGTTCTAAAAGGAGCACTTCCTTTTATGGCCGATCTTATCAAACGTATGGATATCCATCTTGAAATTGATTTGATGGCTGTATCCAGCTATGGAACTTCTACCGTTTCTTCAGGACAAGTAAAAATCGTAAAAGATTTAGATACTACTTTAGAAGGACGAGACATCATCATTGTAGAAGATATTATCGACAGTGGATTGACACTTAGTTATTTGGTTCAATTGTTTAAAGCAAGAAAAGCAAAATCAGTTAAAATCGTAACACTGTTAGATAAACCTACAGGAAGAAAAATCGATATTAAGCCTGACAAAGCTGGTTTTATCGTACCCGATGCTTTTGTTGTCGGTTACGGATTGGATTATATCGAGAAATACCGCAACTTGCCTTACATTGGTGTATTAAAACCAGAGATTTACGAAACAAAAGAATAG